From Riemerella anatipestifer ATCC 11845 = DSM 15868, a single genomic window includes:
- a CDS encoding type I restriction enzyme HsdR N-terminal domain-containing protein, with translation MQLPKLDFKEIFDFQFKKDKDTFFIYDLPRKSWLVLTPEEWVRQHWIHYFHKTKSYHLSALITEQKLELNGTTKRLDLLVTEKAKPKILIECKAPSVPLTETTFEQIARYNSIVKSPEIILSNGVQHIYAKYENENYTFYKRELY, from the coding sequence ATGCAACTTCCAAAACTTGATTTTAAGGAAATTTTTGATTTCCAGTTTAAGAAAGACAAAGATACATTTTTTATTTACGATTTACCAAGAAAATCGTGGTTGGTGCTTACACCTGAAGAATGGGTGCGACAACACTGGATACATTATTTCCACAAGACTAAAAGTTATCATCTTTCTGCCCTTATCACAGAACAAAAACTAGAGCTTAACGGAACAACAAAACGCCTAGATTTACTAGTTACAGAAAAGGCAAAACCTAAAATTTTAATAGAGTGCAAAGCTCCTTCCGTTCCTCTTACCGAAACCACTTTTGAACAAATTGCAAGATACAATAGCATTGTAAAATCTCCTGAAATTATTTTAAGTAATGGCGTGCAACACATCTATGCCAAATATGAGAATGAAAATTACACTTTCTACAAGAGAGAGTTATACTAA
- a CDS encoding energy transducer TonB produces the protein MITFSQNQNEQKALNELLFAGRNKAYGAYSLRAEADYYLKKALFSGVAVFGVFIGGTYAYLQTKKVHITTNKGVEIEIKPIDPVIKEDKVVKPIIPKVQSVKKIEKTVEVKTADTRVPTPTANPPIEKPLPSVKTLQTAASGFENKEGIISTTSIAPTKPNIGNGTVTNNTVPEVVKPNNVIETVVDEDAVFMGGIDSFRAKVSENFDYEAMAGEEGLVKAMVTFVVERDGTITNVKAEGQNNMFNKEAEKAIKSVKGKWTPAKIKGEAVRSYFRIPVSIKFE, from the coding sequence ATGATAACTTTTTCACAAAACCAAAACGAACAAAAAGCTCTAAATGAGCTCTTATTTGCGGGTAGAAATAAAGCTTATGGGGCCTATTCTCTCAGAGCAGAAGCTGATTATTATCTCAAAAAGGCTTTATTTTCAGGAGTAGCTGTATTTGGAGTTTTCATTGGAGGAACCTATGCTTATTTGCAAACAAAAAAAGTACATATTACTACCAATAAAGGCGTAGAAATAGAGATAAAACCTATTGACCCTGTAATAAAAGAAGATAAAGTAGTAAAACCCATCATACCAAAAGTACAATCGGTTAAGAAAATTGAAAAAACAGTAGAAGTTAAAACAGCGGATACTCGTGTCCCTACACCTACGGCTAATCCGCCTATAGAAAAACCTTTACCAAGTGTTAAAACTCTACAAACAGCGGCATCTGGTTTTGAAAATAAAGAAGGAATTATATCTACCACTAGTATTGCACCTACCAAACCTAACATTGGAAATGGAACAGTTACTAATAATACAGTGCCAGAAGTAGTTAAACCCAATAATGTTATAGAAACCGTAGTGGACGAAGATGCTGTATTTATGGGAGGTATAGATTCTTTTAGAGCTAAAGTAAGCGAGAATTTTGATTATGAAGCAATGGCTGGAGAGGAAGGTCTTGTAAAAGCAATGGTAACATTTGTGGTAGAAAGAGATGGTACTATTACCAATGTGAAAGCGGAGGGACAAAACAATATGTTTAATAAGGAAGCTGAAAAAGCCATAAAATCTGTCAAAGGAAAATGGACTCCTGCTAAAATTAAGGGAGAGGCAGTACGTTCTTACTTCAGAATTCCTGTATCTATAAAGTTTGAATGA
- a CDS encoding LptF/LptG family permease, with product MLKKLDRYIIKTFFGPFLFIFSVLFFIFLVNIIWIKLYQFTGKGLSPFEIGKLLFYMGVSVVNMVLPLTVLLSSIMTFGAFGERYELAAMKAAGISLFRIMRPLIFVVTLLSIILFIFSNNVIPDFNRKAKNMLYNIAVTKPALNFTAGQFIGAIPGASVKFDKISGENGENLEGIIIHKEVNGNNPQQTIIAPKGKFVPAQNRNYLKLILYKGYVYEDENTSYNYNERTKQPNKSIKFDSLVAHFDVSELVNKAIEEEKITENYQFQTYLDINGSIAQLEKEQKTRFDNISNELVAQNNFYVNYLDKSKNKKATQPFKIDTLKKEKKIEILYNAYQKINTLKEDKKSNKDPELYEMLKQRSKMIMYQQRILSFSITCIIFFLIGSSLGSIIRKGGIGFPVVIAIVIFIIFYVLNLTVENLSWKGKLNPYLAAWLPNLILAPLGIWFTVKALTDSQILDAEKYKAFFKPIIQKFSKNQEHKRYQ from the coding sequence ATGCTGAAAAAACTAGATCGCTATATCATTAAAACTTTTTTTGGACCGTTTTTGTTCATATTCAGCGTATTGTTTTTTATTTTCTTGGTTAATATCATTTGGATTAAACTCTATCAGTTTACAGGAAAAGGGCTTTCTCCCTTTGAAATAGGCAAACTTTTGTTCTATATGGGCGTTAGCGTAGTTAATATGGTACTCCCTCTTACGGTACTCCTTTCTTCCATAATGACCTTCGGAGCATTTGGTGAACGCTATGAACTCGCAGCAATGAAAGCGGCAGGTATCTCGTTATTTAGAATTATGCGTCCGCTCATATTCGTTGTAACGCTACTCTCCATCATTTTATTTATCTTTTCTAATAATGTAATTCCAGATTTCAACAGAAAAGCCAAAAATATGCTCTACAATATTGCGGTTACCAAACCTGCACTCAACTTTACTGCAGGTCAATTTATCGGAGCAATACCTGGAGCATCTGTAAAATTTGATAAAATTTCTGGAGAAAATGGCGAGAATTTAGAAGGCATCATCATCCATAAAGAAGTAAATGGAAACAATCCACAACAAACTATTATTGCTCCTAAAGGGAAGTTTGTACCTGCACAAAACAGAAACTATCTAAAACTCATCTTATATAAAGGTTATGTTTATGAAGATGAAAATACTAGCTACAATTATAATGAAAGGACTAAACAACCTAACAAAAGTATAAAATTCGATAGTTTAGTAGCCCATTTTGACGTAAGTGAACTTGTAAACAAAGCCATAGAAGAAGAAAAAATTACCGAAAATTATCAATTCCAAACCTATCTAGACATCAATGGTTCTATCGCTCAGCTAGAAAAAGAGCAAAAGACTAGGTTTGATAATATTAGTAACGAGCTAGTGGCTCAGAATAATTTTTATGTCAATTATTTAGATAAATCAAAAAATAAAAAAGCTACACAACCTTTTAAAATTGATACGCTAAAAAAAGAGAAGAAAATAGAGATTCTTTATAATGCATATCAAAAAATAAACACTCTTAAAGAGGACAAAAAAAGCAATAAAGACCCTGAGTTATACGAGATGCTTAAACAACGTAGCAAGATGATTATGTATCAGCAGAGGATACTTTCATTCTCCATTACTTGCATCATATTTTTCCTTATTGGTTCTAGCTTGGGCTCCATCATTAGGAAAGGAGGCATTGGCTTTCCTGTGGTTATTGCGATTGTCATATTCATTATTTTTTATGTTCTTAACTTAACCGTTGAAAATCTATCTTGGAAAGGGAAACTCAACCCTTATTTAGCAGCATGGCTCCCAAACTTAATACTAGCTCCTCTAGGTATATGGTTTACTGTAAAAGCACTTACAGATTCGCAAATTTTAGATGCTGAAAAGTATAAAGCTTTCTTTAAACCTATAATACAGAAATTCTCAAAGAATCAAGAGCATAAGAGGTATCAATAG
- the holA gene encoding DNA polymerase III subunit delta, whose product MKELEIILKNIKNKELLPIYFFHGEEPYYIDVAIKHFENEVLTEDEKAFNQTVVYGKDTTYSEVLALARQFPMMGDRQLIVLKEAQDIRLTEKETEALEAYVNNPVPSTILVIAHKHKKVDSRKKFAKTLAKNKMLFLSEPVKDWNLPQFIQDEISRAGLKAEPNIPTILAEYLGNDLSRIANEINKLKLILKEGEVLNSLLVEKHIGISKDYNVFELQKALGTKNEEQAMKIAYYIGKNPKSNPFVMMLGSLYNYFSNLIVFHSLKGMSPQSIAAEMGVNPYFIKDYETSARLYPLKHATRIISILREFDMKSKGLGAVNMTDAELLKEMVYKILNVDKTKVKV is encoded by the coding sequence ATGAAAGAGTTAGAAATAATCCTCAAAAATATTAAAAATAAAGAACTTCTCCCTATTTATTTTTTTCATGGGGAAGAGCCTTATTATATAGATGTAGCGATAAAACATTTCGAAAATGAAGTCCTCACAGAAGATGAAAAAGCATTTAACCAGACCGTAGTTTATGGTAAGGATACTACTTATTCAGAAGTATTGGCACTGGCAAGGCAGTTCCCAATGATGGGCGACAGACAGCTTATTGTACTCAAAGAGGCTCAAGATATTAGACTTACGGAAAAAGAAACAGAAGCCCTAGAAGCCTATGTTAATAATCCTGTGCCGTCTACCATTTTGGTAATTGCTCATAAGCATAAAAAAGTAGATTCTAGAAAAAAGTTTGCTAAAACTTTGGCTAAGAATAAAATGCTTTTCCTTAGTGAACCTGTCAAAGATTGGAATTTACCTCAATTTATACAAGATGAAATTTCTAGAGCAGGGCTGAAAGCAGAACCTAATATTCCCACAATTTTAGCCGAATATCTAGGAAACGACCTTTCTAGAATAGCTAATGAAATCAATAAACTTAAACTGATTTTAAAGGAAGGCGAGGTACTTAATAGCCTTCTTGTAGAGAAACATATTGGGATTAGTAAAGATTATAATGTATTTGAATTACAAAAGGCATTAGGAACGAAGAATGAAGAACAAGCGATGAAAATAGCTTATTACATCGGTAAAAATCCAAAATCTAATCCGTTTGTGATGATGTTGGGTAGTTTGTACAATTATTTTTCTAACCTCATTGTTTTTCATAGTCTTAAAGGTATGTCGCCACAGAGTATTGCGGCAGAGATGGGCGTTAATCCTTATTTTATTAAAGATTATGAAACTTCGGCGAGACTTTATCCGCTAAAACACGCTACTAGAATTATATCCATTCTTAGAGAATTTGATATGAAAAGTAAAGGTCTAGGAGCGGTAAATATGACGGACGCTGAGCTTCTTAAAGAAATGGTTTATAAAATTTTGAATGTAGATAAAACAAAAGTT
- a CDS encoding LolA family protein — MKSILKKTGLVVLSLGSISYLSAQKIDAKAKTLLDGVSANYKSKKNTYFKFLYGSGKNKVQKSETGIFYSNGSQYKLKIMGTEQIFDGKKVYNISDEDQEVTIAMPNNDTTMFSPINYLDDYKKGYNIEYLGKKKISTGKVADLIRMKPTKQGEIKYVYLFVDAGKKELLKLEQQSKDNDIAVIDIKDFKYNQNLSVDIFSFNKSKYQNYIITEL, encoded by the coding sequence ATGAAATCTATACTAAAAAAAACAGGGCTAGTCGTTTTATCTCTAGGAAGTATTTCTTACCTATCAGCTCAAAAAATTGATGCAAAAGCAAAGACTCTTCTTGATGGTGTATCGGCTAATTATAAATCTAAAAAGAATACTTATTTCAAATTTTTATACGGTTCCGGTAAAAATAAAGTTCAAAAATCAGAAACTGGCATCTTTTACTCCAACGGTTCTCAATACAAACTAAAAATAATGGGAACCGAACAGATATTTGACGGGAAAAAAGTTTACAATATCAGTGATGAAGACCAAGAGGTTACCATAGCTATGCCCAACAATGATACAACAATGTTTTCCCCTATAAACTACCTAGACGATTACAAAAAGGGCTACAATATTGAGTATCTAGGCAAAAAGAAAATCAGTACAGGCAAAGTAGCCGACTTAATAAGAATGAAACCCACTAAACAAGGTGAAATAAAATATGTTTATCTTTTTGTAGATGCTGGTAAAAAAGAACTCTTAAAACTAGAACAACAATCTAAGGATAATGATATTGCAGTGATTGATATTAAAGACTTTAAGTATAACCAAAATTTAAGTGTTGATATCTTTAGCTTTAATAAATCAAAATATCAAAACTACATCATTACTGAACTCTAA
- a CDS encoding FtsK/SpoIIIE family DNA translocase, with the protein MNPKQDIKTPSKTLSKGRIIIGVSLILISAILVLSFISYLGSWKSDQSQAGMLTDKSVKSSNFIGKFGDWLGNLFIFESFGISAFIIAFLIFMLGTLVLKKKYFKPLKAFSHSLFFICWLPIFIGAITKGEGVLSGVYGFQIYDYLSVFIGDFGLWLILITSIALYFVLEFNLRPSVIKAKFDNLNDKATSTLENIKAKTGFQDDEDDEDSSAEDTTDLDSDVDNLVKEEPTNNIISTPKVEIPTKKENISFDNINFDLEPQSTAEIIATPNKTSETKKENIVEVSLESTPKEEVLNDDDIDFSIEKVAPVEVVESEDVASELVKKHGLYDHRLELAKFQMPSIELLADYGNEEITINKEELEENKNKIVGLLKNFNVGIAQIKATIGPTVTLYEIVPEVGTRVASIKKLQDDIALNLSALGIRIIAPMPGKGTIGIEVPRKNASMVSMRSVIASQKFQTTDMDLPIVFGKTISNEVFMADLAKMPHLLMAGATGQGKSVGINAILASLLYKKHPSELKLVLVDPKKVELSLYSKIERHYLAKLPDTEEAILTDNSKVINTLNSLCIEMDNRYDLLKNAFCRNLKEYNKKFTERKLNPENGHRYLPYIVLVVDEFADLIMTAGKEVEHPIARLAQLARAVGIHLIIATQRPSVNVITGMIKANFPARVSFRVNASVDSRTILDATGADQLVGKGDMLYTNGNDITRVQCAFIDTPEVEKIADFIGEQKGYPDAYELPEYNGEDNGSSSSDFDPNEKDALFEEAARIVVSTQQGSTSMLQRQLKLGYNRAGRIVDQLEASGILGSFNGSKAREVLIQDLTSLEQFLESMKRN; encoded by the coding sequence ATGAATCCAAAACAAGATATAAAAACTCCTAGTAAAACCTTATCCAAAGGGCGTATTATTATAGGCGTAAGTTTAATTTTAATTTCTGCCATCTTAGTTCTTTCTTTCATTTCTTATTTGGGAAGTTGGAAGTCTGACCAAAGCCAAGCAGGAATGCTTACGGACAAATCTGTAAAATCTTCTAATTTTATAGGAAAATTCGGAGATTGGCTAGGGAATCTATTCATCTTTGAAAGTTTTGGAATAAGTGCGTTTATTATTGCTTTCTTAATCTTTATGCTAGGAACTTTAGTTCTTAAAAAGAAATACTTTAAACCTTTAAAAGCATTCTCTCATTCGTTATTTTTTATTTGTTGGTTGCCTATTTTTATTGGAGCCATTACCAAAGGCGAAGGTGTTTTAAGTGGTGTATATGGTTTCCAAATATATGATTATCTAAGCGTATTCATCGGAGATTTTGGACTTTGGCTTATCCTTATTACCAGTATTGCTTTGTACTTTGTTTTGGAGTTTAATCTTCGTCCGAGCGTTATTAAAGCTAAATTTGACAACCTTAACGATAAAGCGACTTCTACTCTAGAAAATATTAAAGCTAAAACAGGTTTCCAAGATGACGAAGACGATGAAGATTCTTCTGCTGAGGATACCACAGATTTAGACTCTGATGTAGATAATTTAGTTAAAGAAGAACCCACTAATAATATTATCTCTACTCCAAAAGTAGAAATTCCTACTAAAAAGGAAAATATCTCCTTTGATAATATCAATTTTGATTTAGAGCCTCAATCTACAGCCGAAATCATTGCGACACCTAACAAAACTTCGGAAACTAAAAAGGAAAATATTGTAGAAGTTTCTTTAGAATCAACTCCTAAGGAAGAGGTTTTAAATGATGATGATATTGATTTCAGCATAGAGAAAGTAGCTCCTGTGGAAGTTGTAGAAAGTGAAGATGTCGCTAGCGAATTAGTAAAAAAACACGGACTGTATGACCATAGACTAGAATTAGCTAAATTCCAAATGCCTAGCATTGAACTACTAGCCGATTATGGTAACGAAGAAATCACCATCAATAAAGAAGAACTAGAAGAAAACAAAAATAAAATTGTAGGACTTCTAAAAAACTTTAATGTAGGTATCGCACAGATAAAAGCAACCATCGGTCCTACCGTTACTCTCTACGAAATAGTACCAGAAGTAGGTACAAGAGTAGCGTCTATTAAAAAACTACAAGATGATATAGCTCTTAACCTTTCGGCGTTGGGGATTCGTATTATTGCACCTATGCCTGGTAAAGGGACAATAGGTATAGAAGTACCTAGAAAAAATGCTTCTATGGTATCTATGCGTTCGGTAATTGCCTCTCAAAAGTTCCAAACCACAGATATGGATTTGCCTATTGTATTCGGTAAAACCATTTCCAATGAGGTCTTTATGGCAGATTTAGCCAAAATGCCTCACCTCCTAATGGCAGGAGCTACAGGACAAGGTAAGTCTGTAGGAATCAATGCGATATTAGCGTCTTTACTTTATAAAAAACACCCTAGCGAACTTAAACTAGTGTTGGTTGACCCTAAAAAAGTGGAACTTTCGCTTTATTCCAAAATAGAAAGACACTATTTAGCCAAACTACCTGATACCGAGGAGGCTATACTTACAGATAATTCTAAGGTTATCAATACACTAAATTCTCTGTGTATTGAGATGGACAACAGATACGATTTACTTAAAAATGCTTTCTGTAGAAACCTTAAAGAGTACAATAAAAAATTCACCGAGAGAAAACTAAACCCAGAAAATGGGCACCGCTATTTACCTTATATTGTTTTGGTAGTAGATGAGTTTGCTGACCTTATTATGACGGCAGGTAAAGAGGTAGAACACCCTATTGCTCGTCTAGCACAGCTAGCTCGTGCAGTTGGGATTCATTTGATTATTGCAACCCAAAGACCATCGGTAAACGTCATCACAGGTATGATAAAGGCTAACTTCCCTGCTAGAGTATCTTTCCGTGTAAATGCAAGTGTGGATTCTAGAACGATATTAGACGCTACTGGTGCCGACCAACTCGTGGGTAAAGGAGATATGCTCTATACTAATGGGAACGATATTACACGCGTACAGTGTGCTTTTATAGATACACCTGAAGTTGAAAAAATAGCAGATTTCATAGGCGAGCAAAAAGGTTATCCTGACGCTTATGAATTACCTGAATATAATGGTGAAGACAATGGCAGTTCTAGTAGCGATTTTGACCCTAATGAAAAAGATGCCCTCTTCGAAGAAGCAGCAAGGATTGTAGTTTCCACACAACAAGGCTCTACTTCGATGTTGCAACGACAGCTCAAGTTGGGGTACAATAGAGCGGGCAGAATTGTAGACCAGCTAGAAGCATCTGGGATTTTAGGCAGTTTCAATGGTTCTAAAGCGAGGGAAGTCCTTATCCAAGATTTAACATCATTGGAACAGTTTTTGGAATCTATGAAACGAAATTAA
- a CDS encoding DUF4476 domain-containing protein: protein MKSLILTLGLISSFALGQNHNFKREMLPNEIETQKLNRIKNDFYRNKDNDYSKANTYAELFIRVPNPNYRRYTISISDQTIENRTGFFRFFDLEAGRHQLTVLRNGIPIYKTVVFLRNNQRSLLDFYPFEGLFLVDEIPIQQEYPEYPNWRPNENVMNSTEFQQFLEYFKKQNFDDNKKEVFLVQSQTTSFTSQQVLELTKIMNFDKGRLEVAKAAYIYCPDPQNYYIVSEGFSFRNSKTELSDFILKNRR from the coding sequence ATGAAATCTTTAATATTAACATTAGGGCTTATCTCCTCCTTTGCTTTAGGGCAAAACCATAATTTTAAGAGAGAAATGCTTCCAAATGAAATAGAGACTCAAAAGCTCAATCGTATTAAAAATGATTTTTATAGAAATAAAGATAATGATTATAGCAAAGCTAATACTTATGCAGAGTTGTTTATAAGAGTTCCTAACCCTAATTATAGGAGATACACCATTAGTATTTCTGACCAGACTATTGAAAACAGGACAGGTTTCTTTAGGTTCTTTGATTTGGAGGCGGGCAGACATCAGCTTACGGTACTTAGAAACGGTATTCCTATTTACAAAACTGTAGTATTTTTGAGAAACAATCAGCGTTCTTTATTAGATTTTTATCCTTTTGAAGGTCTATTTCTAGTAGATGAAATACCTATACAGCAGGAATACCCTGAATATCCCAATTGGAGACCAAACGAAAATGTAATGAACTCCACCGAATTTCAACAATTTTTGGAATATTTCAAAAAACAAAATTTTGATGACAATAAAAAGGAGGTATTTTTAGTTCAAAGTCAGACCACCAGCTTCACTTCCCAACAAGTATTAGAACTCACAAAGATAATGAATTTTGATAAAGGAAGGCTAGAAGTTGCCAAAGCTGCTTACATCTATTGTCCCGACCCACAAAACTATTACATAGTCTCGGAAGGGTTTTCTTTCAGAAACTCTAAGACGGAACTTTCTGACTTTATACTAAAAAATAGACGCTAA